Proteins encoded in a region of the Vicia villosa cultivar HV-30 ecotype Madison, WI linkage group LG5, Vvil1.0, whole genome shotgun sequence genome:
- the LOC131603568 gene encoding probable beta-1,4-xylosyltransferase IRX10L, which yields MDLSKLSLLGFLSAAFLFTVNAVELHRNQPTERISGSAGDVLEDDPVGRLKVFVYELPSKYNKKILQKDPRCLAHMFAAEIFMHRFLLSSAVRTFNPEEADWFYTPVYTTCDLTPNGLPLPFKSPRMMRSAIQLVSSNWPYWNRTEGADHFFVVPHDFGACFHYQEEKAIERGILSMLRRATLVQTFGQRNHVCLKEGSITVPPYAPPQKMHSHLIPDKTPRSIFVYFRGLFYDVGNDPEGGYYARGARAAVWENFKNNPLFDISTEHPTTYYEDMQRAVFCLCPLGWAPWSPRLVEAVVFGCIPVIIADDIVLPFADAIPWEEIGVFVDEQDVPKLDTILTSIPPEVILRKQRLLANPSMKQAMLFPQPAQPGDAFHQVLNGLARKLPHDRSVFLKPGEKSLNWTAGPVGDLKPW from the exons ATGGATCTTTCAAAATTGAGTTTATTAGGGTTTCTTTCCGCTGCTTTTCTCTTTACAGTTAATGCCGTGGAACTTCACAGGAATCAACCTACTGAGAGAATCTCAGGCAGTGCTGGTGATGTATTGGAAGATGATCCGGTTGGAAGGTTGAAGGTTTTTGTTTATGAACTTCCGAGTAAATATAATAAGAAAATTTTGCAGAAAGACCCGAGATGTCTCGCGCATATGTTTGCTGCTGAGATATTTATGCACCGGTTTCTGTTATCGAGTGCTGTTCGGACTTTTAATCCGGAAGAGGCGGATTGGTTTTATACTCCTGTTTATACAACCTGTGACTTGACTCCAAATGGGCTGCCTTTACCGTTTAAGTCACCACGAATGATGCGGAGTGCTATTCAGCTTGTTTCTTCGAATTGGCCTTATTGGAATCGGACTGAGGGGGCCGATCATTTCTTCGTGGTTCCTCATGACTTCGGGGCGTGTTTTCATTACCAA GAAGAGAAGGCAATTGAAAGAGGGATTCTTTCAATGCTAAGGCGTGCTACGTTGGTTCAAACATTTGGTCAGAGAAATCATGTGTGCTTGAAAGAGGGCTCAATTACCGTTCCTCCATATGCTCCACCTCAGAAAATGCATTCCCACTTGATTCCTGATAAGACTCCCAGGTCCATTTTTGTGTACTTCCGAGGATTGTTTTATGATGTGGGAAATGATCCTGAAGGTGGATACTATGCAAG AGGTGCAAGAGCAGCAGTGTGGGAGAATTTTAAGAACAATCCACTATTTGACATTTCTACGGAGCATCCAACAACATATTACGAGGACATGCAACGAGCTGTGTTTTGTCTATGTCCACTTGGATGGGCCCCTTGGAGCCCAAGATTGGTTGAAGCTGTGGTATTTGGTTGCATTCCTGTTATTATTGCAGATGATATTGTTCTTCCGTTTGCCGATGCAATACCGTGGGAAGAGATCGGGGTGTTTGTTGATGAGCAAGATGTTCCTAAGTTGGATACCATACTCACATCGATCCCACCAGAAGTTATATTAAGGAAACAAAGATTGCTTGCTAACCCTTCCATGAAACAAGCAATGCTATTCCCTCAACCCGCGCAACCTGGAGACGCTTTCCATCAAGTTCTAAACGGACTTGCACGGAAGTTGCCGCATGACAGGAGTGTATTCTTGAAACCAGGGGAGAAGAGCTTGAATTGGACTGCTGGCCCTGTCGGCGACCTTAAACCTTGGTAA